The following are from one region of the Anaeropeptidivorans aminofermentans genome:
- a CDS encoding MBOAT family O-acyltransferase, with amino-acid sequence MWYLDSQLKYIMLMAVFYIALSALYPKGAAFAKRNLFPAAFFVFLFSYNPYTGFLYIVAAFINFYIAKLILKSNHKKTLFIFSIIFNSVAFLIVSILPYFNTDILSFISFIGYAYAYLKLMDLSYYAYFYEEEMNIRDVLSFILFVPVFTSGPIISFNDYKNQIDTPQEMPELEAPVKRIIKGFFKKVVLIKLIYIFHDRLLEGELNMLLSLLVLFSFYIIGYLDFSGYSDIAIGFSKLMGFHIPENFKFPFLSPSLTIFWKNWHITLGAWIKSHISIFLKPKTRLQAAVSAFIIMLFIGVWHKFSLLFFLWGVWHGIFLFIEAYFNIGTVNKKKTKPLIYYARCFVTNLIVTLGCIFFYSDMDIVLKIFKGLFSL; translated from the coding sequence ATGTGGTATCTGGATTCTCAGCTTAAATATATCATGCTCATGGCAGTTTTTTATATTGCCTTAAGCGCCCTTTATCCAAAAGGCGCTGCCTTTGCTAAAAGAAATTTATTTCCGGCGGCTTTTTTTGTGTTCCTTTTTAGCTATAATCCCTATACGGGATTTTTATATATCGTTGCTGCCTTCATTAATTTCTATATAGCAAAGCTTATATTGAAATCAAACCATAAAAAAACACTATTTATATTTTCTATTATATTCAATAGTGTTGCTTTTTTAATTGTGAGCATTCTTCCTTATTTTAATACTGATATACTGAGTTTTATCTCCTTCATAGGCTACGCCTATGCTTATTTAAAGCTTATGGATTTATCTTATTATGCTTACTTTTACGAAGAGGAAATGAATATCAGAGATGTTCTTAGCTTTATTTTATTTGTCCCTGTATTTACATCAGGGCCTATTATCAGTTTTAACGACTATAAAAACCAAATTGATACGCCTCAGGAGATGCCGGAGCTTGAAGCGCCTGTAAAAAGAATCATAAAAGGCTTTTTTAAAAAAGTAGTTTTAATTAAACTGATTTACATATTCCACGACCGTCTTCTTGAAGGAGAGCTTAATATGCTTTTAAGCCTTCTTGTGCTTTTTTCATTTTATATTATAGGCTATCTTGATTTTTCGGGGTACTCCGATATTGCCATCGGCTTTTCAAAGCTTATGGGCTTTCATATCCCTGAAAACTTTAAATTCCCGTTTCTCTCTCCTTCCTTGACCATCTTCTGGAAGAACTGGCATATTACCTTAGGGGCATGGATTAAATCCCATATATCCATATTTCTTAAGCCTAAAACAAGGCTTCAGGCTGCCGTAAGCGCATTTATCATCATGCTTTTCATCGGGGTATGGCATAAGTTTTCACTGCTTTTCTTTTTATGGGGCGTATGGCACGGCATCTTCCTTTTTATTGAAGCCTATTTCAATATCGGAACCGTAAACAAAAAGAAAACAAAGCCCCTCATCTATTACGCAAGGTGCTTTGTCACTAATCTGATTGTTACGCTTGGCTGTATTTTCTTCTACAGCGATATGGATATTGTATTAAAAATATTCAAAGGTCTTTTCAGTTTATAG
- a CDS encoding GerMN domain-containing protein, with translation MNIPKIIIIILILLLFIFPQRVYAKELNAFYIAYDEENEAYFYRESLELKDEITEKSICLIFNMLFKGTENANLYKFPEGTRALNADIKDDLLTLTVSSEILNYGGGSFYETILRDQIVKTALDIEGVGKVTLLIDNQTNALVEGLIIKEADQCVLTTEETTNLEK, from the coding sequence ATGAATATACCCAAAATTATAATTATAATTCTTATATTGCTGCTTTTTATATTTCCTCAAAGGGTCTATGCAAAAGAGCTGAATGCCTTTTACATTGCCTACGACGAAGAAAATGAGGCCTACTTTTATAGAGAAAGCCTTGAACTAAAAGATGAAATCACAGAAAAAAGCATCTGCCTTATTTTCAACATGCTTTTTAAAGGCACGGAAAATGCCAACCTATATAAGTTTCCTGAAGGGACAAGAGCCTTGAACGCTGATATAAAAGATGATTTGCTCACCCTTACGGTATCTTCTGAAATACTCAATTACGGCGGCGGAAGCTTTTATGAAACTATCCTCAGGGATCAAATCGTAAAAACAGCCCTTGACATAGAAGGGGTAGGCAAAGTAACCTTATTAATAGACAATCAGACAAACGCTCTTGTCGAAGGGCTTATTATTAAGGAGGCAGACCAATGCGTTCTGACAACAGAAGAAACGACGAACTTAGAAAAATAA